The Desulfuromonas versatilis genome has a segment encoding these proteins:
- a CDS encoding Fic family protein, protein MYDKPSHMEPLLPVATAELADLAREVVARSAALGGQLHPLSQQPVVELLRLINSYYSNLIEGHSTHPFDIERAMRQDYSTDPARRDLQLESLAHIRCQQAIETWLQNDPALNVAGADFLCRAHRLFYDQLPDELRRVRDDETGEVLEVVGGELRRREIRVGRNIGPVATALPALLDRFASFYRRDAHHGVMPIIAAAAAHHRLMWIHPFLDGNGRVARLFTDACFQQLPLPGYDLWNLSRGLARRRDDYMAALTWADAPRRNDYDGRGNLSSEGLARFCRFFLEVCLDQIAYMQEVLQLDTLLERIHGYVQLRAAKIAPPPKPGNPPLKPEATFMLQEALLRGEVGRGDMIRVSGLAERTGRMVLSQLLDEGLLVASMPKGPVRLALPTLIAGYLFPDLYPAQIGG, encoded by the coding sequence ATGTACGACAAGCCCTCCCATATGGAGCCGTTGCTCCCCGTCGCGACGGCCGAGCTAGCAGACCTGGCCCGCGAAGTCGTGGCCCGCTCTGCCGCCCTCGGCGGCCAGCTGCACCCCCTCAGCCAACAGCCGGTTGTCGAGCTGCTGCGCCTGATCAACAGCTACTACTCAAACCTCATCGAAGGGCACAGCACACACCCGTTTGACATCGAGCGAGCCATGCGCCAGGACTATTCCACCGACCCTGCTCGGCGCGACCTGCAACTCGAAAGCCTGGCCCACATCCGCTGCCAGCAGGCCATCGAAACCTGGCTGCAGAACGACCCGGCCCTCAATGTCGCGGGAGCCGACTTCCTCTGCCGCGCCCATCGGCTGTTCTACGATCAGCTTCCCGACGAGCTGCGCCGGGTGAGAGACGACGAAACAGGCGAGGTACTGGAGGTTGTCGGCGGCGAACTGCGCCGGCGGGAGATCCGGGTCGGTCGGAACATCGGGCCGGTCGCCACCGCGCTCCCCGCCCTGCTCGATCGGTTCGCCAGCTTCTATCGCAGGGACGCACACCACGGCGTGATGCCGATTATTGCCGCGGCGGCCGCACACCACCGCCTGATGTGGATTCACCCCTTTCTTGACGGCAACGGCCGGGTGGCGCGACTGTTCACCGACGCCTGTTTTCAACAGCTGCCCCTTCCGGGCTACGACCTCTGGAACCTGAGCCGCGGCCTGGCCCGGCGGCGAGACGACTACATGGCGGCCCTGACCTGGGCCGATGCGCCGCGCCGCAACGATTACGATGGCCGCGGCAACCTCTCTAGCGAAGGCCTGGCCCGCTTCTGCCGCTTTTTCCTCGAAGTCTGCCTCGACCAGATCGCCTACATGCAGGAGGTGTTGCAACTCGACACCCTGCTGGAGCGCATCCACGGCTATGTTCAACTGCGCGCGGCCAAAATCGCACCGCCGCCCAAACCGGGCAACCCGCCCCTCAAGCCCGAGGCGACCTTCATGCTCCAGGAAGCGCTGCTGCGCGGGGAAGTGGGGCGCGGCGATATGATCCGGGTCTCCGGGTTGGCGGAACGCACCGGAAGGATGGTGCTCAGCCAACTGCTCGACGAAGGCCTGCT